A region from the Diorhabda sublineata isolate icDioSubl1.1 chromosome X, icDioSubl1.1, whole genome shotgun sequence genome encodes:
- the LOC130451349 gene encoding DNA repair endonuclease XPF — MSQDLDITDALLAKTNLTFMLDFETQIFLDLLHGDGLVLTSKGINLDLVILNLLKVYCDAGNLVIVLNATEIEEKHYTEKLNDPNVYKTTCDVNTKDREEKYLSGGIHFVTTRILVMDMLKKRIPIEKITGIIVLRAQKILESCQEAFVLRLYRQNNKVGFIKGFSNNVHSFTVGYGHIERVMRALFVKELYIWPRFHSTIVQSLKTRQPHVIELHIPITEKMKKMQTYILELMNLTVKELKRINKSIELQEITVENCLTKKFHKILQAQLDVIWHQLSKKSFQLVADLKTLRHLIITMFHSDPVTFYSSIISYRTKEYAQNATWVLLEPAELLFTHANSFIFNNNKEFYPEFCPKWEPLLEILKVEIPAEMRKTNLKDCTILILCADYKSCHQLKEILTKGPHFYLYLNAFKKKLQIKKISDSFRVTDKIPTEIIVMEEKKEDFKNKKLKYTSSGSDTKEVDNDQNKIEEEEEIENFKNSYILTMSQTICEENSSTSDESFVFEPFSQLENMDLTQICQTVNEPKILLQTFKGSNEFINLQNTLENVKPSFIIMYHCSMTAVREIEMYEAHKKEKDVVKVYFLLHSDTVEEQSYLTTLRREKEAFEYLIESKSKMVIPADQDGKSEDCLALHRMISSPEKNTRQGGKEQIAKKQIIIIDMREFRSELPSLIHKRGIDIEPLTISVGDYILTPEICIERKSVSDLIGSLRSGRLYQQCTNMSRYYSKPMLLIEFDQNKRFGWESSYMISSDSNSFEIQQKLLLLTLNFPKLKIIWSPSPYASAQLFEELKAGKEEPNVAYATAAGGEQDLDVIQSKYNSNIYDLIQKLPGVTSKNIDSFLRKGVSMDEIVKKSEEELKEILGNSIDAQTLYSIIHEEHKPKSDDTNEKLKPKSRFKGIKKK; from the exons atgagtCAAGATTTAGATATAACCGATGCTCTTTTGGCGAAAACAAATTTAACGTTTATGCTGGATTTTGAAACccaaatatttttggatttgtTACATGGAGATGGATTAGTACTAACTTCAAA agGAATTAACTTGGATTTAGTTATATTAAACCTATTGAAGGTTTATTGTGATGCGGGTAATTTAGTTATAGTATTGAACGCTAccgaaattgaagaaaaacattacacagaaaaattgaatgatccaaatgtatataaaacaacTTGTGATGTGAATACAAAAGACAG AGAAGAAAAGTACTTGTCAGGAGGCATACATTTTGTTACAACTCGAATATTAGTAATGGATATGTTGAAAAAAAGGATAcctattgaaaaaattacggGAATAATTGTTTTAAGAGCTCAAAAAATTTTAGAGAGTTGTCAAGAAGCATTTGTATTACGATTATATCGTCAAAACAATAAG gTTGGTTTCATAAAAGGATTTTCCAATAATGTGCACAGTTTTACTGTTGGTTATGGACATATAGAAAGAGTAATGAGGGCTCTTTTTGTCAAAGAATTATATATATGGCCAAGATTTCATTCTACAATTGTACAAAGCCTAAAGACTCGACAG ccTCATGTTATAGAATTGCACATACCAATtacagaaaaaatgaaaaagatgcAAACATATATTTTGGAACTAATGAATTTGACTGTTAAAGAACTTAAACgtattaataaaagtatagaactTCAG GAAATCACAGTTGAGAactgtttaacaaaaaaattccacaaaattCTACAAGCACAATTAGATGTCATTTGGCACCAATTGAGTAAAAAAAGCTTTCAGTTAGTAGCTGATCTTAAAACCCTTAGGCATTTAATTAT taCAATGTTTCATTCGGATCCTGTAACATTTTATTCATCTATAATCAGTTATCGTACTAAAGAATATGCTCAAAATGCAACATGGGTTCTCTTAGAACCAGCAGAACTACTTTTTACTCATGCaaattctttcattttcaataacaataaag AATTCTATCCTGAGTTTTGCCCGAAATGGGAacctcttttggaaattttgaaagttgaaaTACCTGCTGAAATGaggaaaacaaatttaaaagattgtactattttaattttgtgtGCAGACTACAAAAGCTGTCATCAATTAAAAGAA ATTCTAACCAAAGGtcctcatttttatttatacctgAATGCTTTTAAAAAGAAActgcaaattaaaaaaataagtgattCCTTTAGAGTAACTGATAAAATTCCTACAGAAATAATTGTTATGGAAGAAAAGAaggaagatttcaaaaataaaaaattgaaatatactaGCTCTGGAAGTGATACCAAAGAAGTAGATAATGATCAGAATAAAATCGAAGAGgaggaagaaattgaaaattttaaaaatagttatattcTTACCATGAGTCAGACTATATGTGAAGAAAATAGTTCTACTTCTGATGAGAGTTTTGTCTTTGAACCGTTTTCTCAG TTAGAAAACATGGATCTAACTCAAATTTGTCAAACTGTAAACGAACCCAAAATTCTTCTACAGACTTTTAAGGGATCGAACGAATTTATAAACTTGCAAAACACTTTGGAAAACGTCAAACCAAGTTTCATCATTATGTATCATTGTAGTATGACAGCTGTAAGAGAAATCGAG atgtatgaagctcataaaaaggaaaaagatgtagtgaaagtttattttttgttacattctGATACAGTTGAAGAACAAAGCTACTTAACCACTCTCCGAAGAGAAAAGGAAGCATTTGAGTATCTCATAGAAAGTAAATCT AAAATGGTAATACCAGCTGATCAAGATGGTAAATCAGAAGATTGTTTAGCATTACACAGAATGATATCGAGTCCTGAAAAAAACACCAGACAAGGAGGAAAAGAACAAATTgctaaaaaacaaattataattattgatatgaGGGAATTTAGAAGCGAACTTCCGTCATTAATACATAAAAGGGGTATAGATATTGAACCTCTCACTATTTCA gttGGTGATTATATTTTAACACCTGAAATTTGTATAGAACGAAAAAGCGTTTCAGATTTAATAGGATCTCTGAGATCTGGTAGATTGTATCAACAATGTACAAATATGTCGCGTTATTATTCAAAACCAATGTTATTAATcgaatttgatcaaaataagaGATTTGGATGGGAA aGCAGTTACATGATTTCGAGTGATTCCAATAGTTTTGAGATTCAACAGAAGTTGTTATTACTGACCCTCAATTTCCCAAAATTAAAGATAATTTGGAGTCCAAGTCCTTACGCATCTGCTCAGTTGTTCGAAGAATTGAAG GCAGGTAAAGAGGAACCGAATGTGGCGTACGCTACTGCCGCTGGAGGCGAACAAGATCTCGATGTTAtacaatcaaaatataattccaATATTTATGATCTCATACAGAAACTACCAGGAGTCActtcgaaaaatattgattcgtTCCTCAGAAAAGGAGTAAGCATGGACGAGATTGTTAAAAAGAGTGAG GAAGAACTGAAAGAAATACTGGGAAATTCCATAGATGCGCAAACTTTGTATTCAATAATCCACGAGGAACATAAACCAAAATCGGAtgatacaaatgaaaaattgaaaccaaaatCTCGGTTCAAGGGCATTAAGAAGAAGTAA
- the LOC130451350 gene encoding aspartate aminotransferase, mitochondrial, translated as MSIKQTVTLLQSKNGISCALQRANSWWSGVQMGPPDAILGVTEAFKRDTNPNKINLGVGAYRDDNGKPYVLPSVRKAEEKIKAKGLDKEYAPISGVPEFCKRSIELALGENSPAVKNGLNATVQGISGTGALRIGGAFLNSFFPGNKIIYLPSPSWGNHNPIFKHSGLEVKSYRYYNPKTCGLDVQGTLEDISKIPEKSIILLHACAHNPTGVDPNKEQWKEISEVIKKRNLFVFFDMAYQGFATGSVDNDAFAVRYFLEQGHNIALAQSFAKNMGLYGERAGAFSIIGSSKDEADRIMSQIKILIRPMYSNPPINGARIVAEILSDPGLKSEWLPEVKGMADRIISVRNKLKENLKKEGSSRNWEHITNQIGMFCFTGMTPDQVEKLVKEHSVYLTKDGRISIAGVTSKNVDYLARAMHLSTK; from the exons ATGTCGATAAAGCAAACAGTTACACTGCTGCAAAGCAAAAATGGAATTAGCTGCGCTTTACAGAGAGCCAA CTCTTGGTGGTCCGGTGTCCAAATGGGACCACCAGATGCCATCTTAGGAGTGACCGAAGCATTCAAGAGAGACACCAACCctaacaaaattaatttgggAGTAGGTGCTTATAGAGATGATAATGGTAAACCATATGTACTCCCATCTGTGCGTAAGGCTGAAGAAAAGATAAAAGCTAAAGGTTTGGATAAAGAATATGCCCCAATATCTGGTGTTCCGGAATTCTGTAAAAGAAGTATTGAATTAGCTCTTGGAGAAAATTCCCCAGCTGTGAAAAATGGTTTAAATGCTACAGTTCAAGGTATTTCTGGAACTGGAGCTTTAAGGATAGGTGGTgcatttttaaatagtttctttCCGGGTAATAAGATCATTTACTTGCCATCTCCTTCATGGGGCAATCATAATCCCATATTCAAACACTCCGGTTTGGAAGTTAAGAGCTACAGATATTACAATCCCAAAACTTGTGGGTTGGATGTCCAAGGAACTCTTGAAGATATTTCA aaaatccCAGAAAAATCAATCATCCTTCTTCATGCCTGTGCTCATAATCCAACTGGTGTTGATCCCAACAAAGAGCAATGGAAAGAAATCTCCGAGGTGATCAAAAAAAGGAACCTCTTTGTATTCTTTGATATGGCATATCAAGGATTTGCCACAGGTAGCGTAGACAACGATGCATTTGCT GTGAGATATTTCTTGGAGCAAGGTCACAACATTGCTTTGGCTCAAAGTTTTGCTAAAAATATGGGGCTTTATGGTGAGAGAGCAGGAGCTTTTAGTATCATCGGCTCCTCTAAAGATGAAGCTGATAGAATAatgtcacaaattaaaatacTCATCAGACCCATGTATTCAAATCCACCCATAAACGGTGCTAGAATCGTTGCCGAAATCTTAAGCGACCCAGGTTTAAAAAGCGAATG gtTACCAGAAGTTAAGGGAATGGCTGATAGAATCATATCTGTCCGTAAtaaactgaaagaaaatttaaagaaaGAAGGATCTAGTAGAAACTGGGAGCACATTACCAATCAAATTGGAATGTTCTGTTTCACTGGAATGACTCCAGACCAG gtgGAAAAGTTGGTGAAAGAACACAGCGTATACCTCACCAAAGACGGACGTATCTCGATAGCTGGAGTTACatccaaaaatgttgattacTTAGCAAGAGCTATGCATTTATCTACAAAATAA
- the LOC130451131 gene encoding pancreas transcription factor 1 subunit alpha-like: MWTMDHLDLDMVNRQYFFEGNHFIHSNGNSNGSTTGSSNSSDLFLYDENSSDSAVSSFSYNSDQENLSEYKDRLYRHRRRSKCPQQQIQQRQAANLRERKRMQSINDAFEGLRAHIPTLPYEKRLSKVDTLKLAIGYINFLSELVRTDKNSNTEFFNGHNRNLRHDEPKKIIIRGGSGGLYTAHSLSWSRIKEPNANGIMHAKVWVPEDPRTNKDGASSSSSSFNLSE, translated from the exons atgtgGACGATGGATCATTTAGATTTGGATATGGTTAatagacaatatttttttgaagggAATCACTTTATACATTCTAATGGAAATAGTAACGGTAGCACAACGGGATCTTCGAATAGTAGTGATTTGTTTTTGTACGACGAGAACAGTAGTGATTCGGCTGTATCTAGTTTTTCTTATAACAGTGATCAAGAGAACCTTTCTGAATATAAAGA TCGCTTGTACAGGCATCGAAGAAGAAGCAAATGTCCACAACAGCAGATCCAGCAACGACAAGCCGCCAATTTGCGAGAAAGAAAGCGTATGCAGTCGATAAACGATGCGTTCGAAGGTCTAAGAGCACATATTCCTACTCTTCCCTACGAAAAGAGATTATCGAAAGTGGACACATTGAAATTAGCTATAggatatatcaattttttgagtgAATTAGTTAGAACTGACAAGAATTCTAACACAGAATTTTTTAACGGACACAATAGGAATTTGAGGCACGATGAACCCAAAAAGATTATAATCAgag GTGGAAGTGGGGGCTTATATACTGCCCATTCATTGTCTTGGTCAAGAATAAAAGAACCGAACGCGAATGGTATAATGCACGCCAAAGTTTGGGTTCCAGAAGACCCTAGAACCAATAAAGATGGGGCTAGTAGTTCGTcgtcttcttttaatttatcggaataa
- the LOC130451513 gene encoding probable multidrug resistance-associated protein lethal(2)03659, with product MDGATKKTRKPNPRENAFPLSAATFSYIIPTFIEGYKRDLEESDLTETLSEHRSDYLGNTLENYWKQEEQRAKKNETQPSLQKVLLKTFGWEYLFLGIILVIAEAVKLAQPIVLGRLVRYFDIQYQKTSITSSLNDNLNVTLFNTTDNLLRSRRNVDPDSQYSFLQIEITHEEAYYYAAGVVLCSLISILLSHPYMFAVCHMGMKIRVACCSLIYRKALRLSKTALGDTTAGQIVNLLSNDVNRFDYVVIFAHQMWLAPLETVVCTYFMYQEVGVAAVIGVLVVIAFVPLQAYLGRMISVLRMKTALRTDERVRLMNEILSGIQVIKMYAWEKPFASMVAKARRYEIKSIRSNSFLRGIFLSFIMYNTRMALFVCILAYVLDGNSITAEKVFVLTTYYNVLRQSMTVFFPQGIAQIAEGRMSVKRLNKFMLFEEIDLVKNRMPNLLDTSGSLMSAPLNGIEKPEKEELGISLTNVSAKWSEMSVDNTLTNINLKIKPGQLLGVIGPVGSGKSSLLHVILQELPLVEGNLKINGVISYASQEPWLFAGSVRQNILFGQPMDKLRYKTVIKKCALERDFTLLPYGDKTIVGDRGVSLSGGQRARINLARAVYKQADIYLLDDPLSAVDTHVGKELFEQCIIGYLKNKTVILVTHQIQYLQDIDSILYLDDGVPTTGSFRELQASGLDFTKSLGDSVKEKEAPPEAELSRQLSVRSTVSVEQEAPKQVEEQKSTGSIGGYVYKSYFKAGGNCCVIFFIFFFFIASQLFASISDYYLSYWVNIEQEEKTAKLTGASNNTSITSFWHFSRETSIYIYTILIVLLIVVTMIRSFTFFIVCMRASTRLHDNMFINISRATMRFFNTNSAGRILNRFSKDMGSIDELLPAAMIDCLQIGLSLLGIIVVVAVVTPWLMLPTFIIGVVFYFVRIFYLRTSRNVKRLEGVTRSPVFSHLNASISGLTTIRAFNAEDILTVEFDNHQDLHSSAWFTFIATSRAFGYWLDILCVVYITLVTFSFLLIGNSSFGGNVGLAITQAIGLTGMFQWGMRQSTELENQMTAVERVLEYNDIEKEGELESKPDKKPRSSWPENGKVEFKDVYLRYFPDDPFVLKGLKFVVQSKEKIGIVGRTGAGKSSLINALFQLTETVGEILIDDVNISEIGLHDLRRKISIIPQEPVLFSGTMRKNLDPFDEFSDADLWKVLEEVELKEAVENLVSGLTSKMSEGGSNFSVGQRQLVCLARAILRNNKILVLDEATANVDPQTDALIQQTIRTKFADCTVLTIAHRLNTIMDSDKVLVMDAGTLKEFDHPYLLIQNHNSIFYSMVQQTGKSMVETLFNVARESYYERFDKNA from the exons TTATATTATCCCTACTTTCATTGAAGGATATAAAAGAGATTTAGAGGAATCGGATTTAACAGAAACTTTGTCAGAACACAGATCAGATTATTTAGGGAACACATtagaaaattattggaaacaagAGGAACAAAGAGcaaagaaaaatgaaacacAGCCTTCTTTACAAAAAGTACTTCTCAAAACGTTCGGATGGGAGTATCTTTTCTTGGGAATTATTTTAGTAATTGCAGAGGCTGTCAA attagCGCAACCAATTGTACTTGGTAGGCTGGTACGATATTTTGacattcaatatcaaaaaacttcGATAACATCCAGTCTGAATGATAATCTGAACGTTACGTTATTCAATACCACTGATAA tttgctACGCTCACGCCGGAACGTAGATCCGGATTCTCAGTACTCCTTCTTACAGATTGAAATAACACATGAAGAGGCATACTACTATGCTGCTGGAGTGGTACTGTGTTCCCTAATTTCTATCTTATTGAGTCATCCGTATATGTTCGCAGTGTGTCACATGGGAATGAAAATTAGGGTAGCTTGTTGTTCATTGATCTACAGAAAAGCTCTAAGACTCAGCAAAACAGCACTAGGAGATACCACTGCTGGACAAATCGTGAATCTTTTATCGAATGATGTTAATAGATTTGATTATGTTGTTATTTTTGCTCACCAGATGTGGTTAGCGCCTCTCGAGACTGTTGTTTGTACTTATTTCATGTATCAGGAAGTTGGAGTTGCTGCCGTTATAGGAGTTTTAGTTGTGATTGCTTTTGTTCCCTTACAAG CTTATTTGGGTAGGATGATCTCAGTTCTACGTATGAAGACGGCACTAAGGACCGATGAAAGAGTTCgattaatgaatgaaattttatcaGGTATACAGGTTATCAAAATGTATGCTTGGGAAAAACCATTTGCGAGTATGGTAGCAAAAGCTAGAAG GTACGAAATAAAATCCATCCGAAGCAATTCATTTTTAAGAGGTATTTTCCTATCATTCATTATGTACAATACAAGAATGGCCTTATTCGTTTGTATATTAGCGTATGTGTTGGATGGCAATTCGATTACAgcagaaaaagtttttgtactTACTACCTATTACAATGTCCTCCGTCAATCCATGACTGTATTTTTCCCTCAAg GTATCGCTCAAATAGCAGAAGGTAGAATGTCTGTGAAGAGGCTTAATAAATTCATGTTGTTTGAAGAAATTGATCTGGTCAAAAATAGAATGCCGAATCTTTTAGATACGAGCGGTAGTTTAATGTCTGCGCCTTTGAATGGAATTGAAAAACCAGAAAAAGAGGAGCTCGGAATAAGTTTAACTAATGTTTCAGCCAAATGGAGTGAAATGTCTGTCGATAATACCCTAACAAATATCAATCTAAAG ATTAAACCTGGGCAACTTTTGGGTGTAATTGGCCCGGTAGGCAGTGGCAAAAGCTCTTTGCTTCATGTCATACTCCAAGAACTGCCTTTAGTGGAAGGAAACCTTAAAATAAATGGTGTTATTAGTTACGCTTCCCAAGAACCGTGGTTATTCGCAGGAAGTGTCAgacaaaatattctttttggCCAACCCATGGATAAATTGAGATACAAGActgtgataaaaaaatgtgcCTTGGAAAGAGACTTTACACTCTTGCCTTATGGAGATAAGACTATAGTTGGAGATAGAGGAGTTTCTCTCAGTG gTGGTCAAAGAGCAAGAATTAATCTCGCCAGAGCAGTATACAAGCAAGCAGATATTTATTTGTTAGATGATCCTTTATCTGCAGTAGATACTCACGTAGGAAAAGAACTGTTTGAACAGTGCATTATCGgttacttaaaaaataaaactgtgaTATTAGTTACCCATCAAATCCAGTATTTACAAGATATCGACTCTATATTATATTTAGATGATGGAGTTCCAACAACAG GAAGTTTCCGAGAATTGCAAGCCAGTGGTCTCGATTTTACAAAATCACTAGGAGATTCTGTCAAAGAAAAAGAAGCACCGCCAGAAGCGGAACTATCTCGTCAGTTGTCAGTGAGAAGTACAGTTTCTGTTGAACAAGAAGCACCCAAACAGGTGGAAGAACAGAAAAGCACAGGATCTATTGGAGGATATGTGTACAAGTCGTATTTTAAAGCTGGAGGAAATTGTTGTGTcatatttttcatcttcttctttttcattgcTTCACAATTATTCGCCAGTATTTCTGATTATTATTTGTCTTATTG ggTAAATatagaacaagaagaaaaaacgGCGAAGTTAACGGGAGCATCAAACAATACATCAATTACTAGCTTTTGGCATTTTTCTCGAGAAACTTCTATTTATATCTACACAATTCTCATAGTACTTTTAATTGTTGTGACTATGATTCgttcttttacttttttcatCGTTTGTATGCGTGCTTCTACCAGACTCCATGATAACATGTTCATCAATATATCTAGAGCCACAATGAGATTTTTCAACACCAATAGCGCAGGAAgaattttgaatagattttctAAAGATATGGGTTCCATTGATGAATTATTACCAGCTGCTATGATTGATTGTCTTCAAATTGGATTATCTCTTCTTGGTATTATTGTTGTTGTAGCAGTAGTCACACCATGGTTGATGCTACCTACCTTTATCATTGGTGTTGTCTTCTATTTtgttagaatattttatttaagaacCAGTAGAAACGTTAAAAGACTGGAAGGTGTTA CAAGGAGTCCGGTATTTTCTCACCTAAACGCATCTATTTCGGGATTAACTACAATTCGAGCATTCAATGCAGAAGATATTTTAACTGTGGAATTTGATAATCATCAAGACTTGCATAGCTCTGCTTGGTTTACCTTCATAGCAACTTCTAGAGCTTTCGGTTATTGGTTAGATATACTATGTGTGGTTTACATAACACTCGTAACTTTCAGTTTTCTATTGATTGGCAATA gcAGTTTTGGAGGTAACGTAGGTTTGGCTATAACACAGGCGATAGGACTTACAGGGATGTTCCAGTGGGGAATGCGGCAGTCGACAGAATTAGAAAATCAAATGACGGCCGTGGAAAGAGTATTGGAATACAATGACATAGAAAAAGAAGGCGAATTAGAATCAAAGCCAGACAAGAAACCAAGGAGTTCATGGCCAGAGAATGGCAAAGTGGAATTTAAAGATGTGTATTTGCGATACTTTCCAGATGATCCTTTCGTCCTTAAAGGACTAAAATTCGTTGTGCaatctaaagaaaaaattggtattGTTGGTAGAACTGGAGCTGGAAAATCGTCCCTTATAAATGCTTTATTCCAATTAACTGAAACTGTTGGAGAAATATTAATAGATGATGTCAACATATCTGAAATTGGACTACACGATTTGCGtagaaaaatttctattataccACAAGAACCCGTCCTGTTTTCTGGTACAATGAGAAAAAATCTGGACCCTTTCGACGAGTTTTCAG atGCCGATCTTTGGAAAGTTCTTGAAGAAGTCGAACTTAAAGAAGCCGTAGAAAATTTAGTTTCAGGCTTAACTTCTAAGATGTCTGAAGGAGGTTCAAATTTCAGTGTTGGACAACGTCAACTCGTTTGTTTAGCAAGGGCTATTCttagaaataacaaaatcttAGTTTTGGATGAAGCTACCGCAAATGTTGATCCTCAAACAGACGCCCTTATACAACAGACCATACGGACAAAATTCGCAGATTGTACAGTTCTCACTATTGCACACAGATTGAACACTATTATGGATTCTGATAAAGTCCTAGTCATGGACGCCGGAACACTGAAAGAATTTGATCATCCTTATCTGTTAATACAAAATCACAATAGTATATTTTACAGTATGGTACAACAGACTGGAAAATCTATGGTAGAAACTCTGTTTAACGTTGCCAGAGAAAGTTATTATGAGAGATTCGATAAAAACGCGTAA